In the Siphonobacter curvatus genome, one interval contains:
- the cysD gene encoding sulfate adenylyltransferase subunit CysD, translating into MSSFGDKSLIPTSALEKPVFPRELEDEAIYIMREVAAQFERPAILFSGGKDSITLVRLAQKAFYPGKIPFPLLHVDTGHNFPETIEYRDWLVKEVGAELIVRYVQDSINQGKAQEESGKYASRNALQTVTLLDAIEEFKFDACIGGARRDEEKARAKERIFSVRDDFGQWDAKRQRPELFDMLNGRISVGENVRVFPISNWTELDVWNYIKEEGIPLPSIYFSHQRPVFERDGMLWADSEYINKDTDEIPFEATVRFRTVGDMTCTAAVLSEATELDDIIGEILSAEISERGARMDDKRSEAAMEKRKQQGYF; encoded by the coding sequence ATGAGTTCATTCGGAGATAAATCCTTGATTCCTACCTCTGCTCTGGAAAAGCCTGTTTTCCCCCGTGAGCTGGAAGATGAAGCTATTTATATCATGCGGGAAGTAGCCGCTCAGTTTGAGCGGCCCGCCATTCTGTTTTCGGGAGGAAAGGATTCCATTACCCTGGTACGCCTGGCTCAGAAAGCTTTTTATCCGGGCAAAATTCCTTTCCCGCTGCTGCACGTGGATACGGGTCATAACTTTCCGGAAACCATCGAATACCGCGACTGGCTGGTGAAGGAAGTAGGAGCCGAGCTGATTGTTCGTTACGTACAGGACTCCATTAATCAGGGAAAAGCTCAGGAAGAATCCGGGAAATACGCTTCCCGTAATGCCTTGCAAACGGTAACGCTACTCGACGCCATTGAAGAATTCAAGTTCGATGCCTGCATTGGTGGGGCTCGTCGGGACGAGGAAAAAGCCCGGGCGAAAGAACGAATTTTCAGCGTACGCGACGATTTCGGGCAATGGGATGCCAAGCGGCAACGCCCCGAGTTGTTCGACATGCTGAACGGACGCATTTCGGTGGGTGAAAACGTTCGCGTATTCCCCATCTCCAATTGGACCGAACTCGACGTCTGGAATTATATCAAGGAGGAGGGTATTCCCCTGCCTTCCATCTATTTCTCTCACCAACGTCCCGTATTCGAGCGGGATGGGATGCTCTGGGCCGATTCCGAATACATTAATAAAGATACCGACGAAATTCCGTTCGAAGCGACGGTTCGATTCCGTACCGTGGGCGATATGACCTGTACGGCGGCCGTCCTGTCGGAAGCAACGGAGCTTGATGATATTATCGGAGAAATCCTGTCCGCTGAAATCTCGGAACGGGGTGCCCGGATGGATGATAAACGCTCGGAAGCGGCCATGGAAAAACGCAAGCAACAGGGCTATTTCTAA
- a CDS encoding sulfate adenylyltransferase subunit 1: MDILRIATAGSVDDGKSTLIGRLLYETQSITRDKLEALDSASKRKGLDFLDLSLLTDGLIAEREQGITIDVAHIYFSTPRRKYIIADTPGHFEYTRNMVTGASNAKVSLILVDARHGVVEQTFRHFFISAMLRIPKVIVCVNKMDLVGYSQERFEEIKREFEAIAAQVQFEGQSIEFIPISSLYGVNVTKKSEEISWYTGPSLLETLEAMDDQIKVDSSQAARFPVQYVVRPKTEEYHDYRGYAGRVASGTFSVGDEVVVLPTGQQSKIATIERFNEQLEQAHARESVVLTLEKDIDVSRGNMLVKVGQEPVQHREFSAQVCWLDYQALTPGKTLLLQHGINDTKAKVLALEELIDVQSLEKSSSPSQLKLNEIGSIRLKVAKPVFADVYAENPANGAFILVDEFSHATVGVGFVHA, from the coding sequence ATGGACATTTTACGCATTGCTACCGCTGGCTCAGTTGACGACGGAAAGAGTACATTGATTGGCCGTCTCTTGTACGAAACGCAATCCATTACCCGCGACAAACTGGAAGCCCTAGATTCGGCTAGTAAACGCAAAGGGCTGGATTTTCTGGATCTTTCACTGTTGACGGATGGTCTGATTGCCGAACGCGAGCAGGGCATTACGATCGACGTAGCTCATATTTATTTCAGTACCCCCCGTCGTAAATACATCATTGCCGATACGCCGGGTCACTTTGAGTACACGCGGAACATGGTGACGGGAGCCTCCAATGCTAAAGTTTCCCTGATTCTGGTGGATGCCCGGCACGGCGTAGTGGAACAAACGTTCCGACATTTCTTCATTTCGGCGATGTTACGCATACCGAAAGTGATTGTCTGTGTGAACAAAATGGACCTGGTTGGCTACAGTCAGGAACGTTTTGAGGAAATCAAGCGGGAATTTGAAGCCATTGCGGCTCAAGTACAGTTTGAAGGACAAAGTATAGAATTCATCCCCATTTCGTCTTTGTACGGCGTAAACGTTACGAAGAAATCCGAGGAAATCTCCTGGTATACGGGACCGTCTCTGCTGGAGACGCTGGAAGCCATGGACGATCAGATAAAAGTGGATTCATCGCAGGCCGCTCGTTTTCCAGTTCAGTACGTAGTTCGTCCCAAAACGGAAGAATACCACGATTATCGCGGATACGCCGGTCGGGTGGCTAGCGGTACGTTTTCGGTAGGGGATGAAGTAGTCGTATTGCCCACGGGTCAGCAGTCGAAAATTGCTACCATCGAACGCTTTAATGAGCAACTGGAACAGGCTCACGCTCGGGAGTCGGTGGTACTAACGCTGGAGAAAGATATTGACGTTTCGCGGGGCAATATGCTAGTGAAAGTGGGACAGGAGCCCGTTCAGCATCGGGAGTTTTCGGCTCAGGTTTGCTGGCTGGATTATCAAGCTTTGACACCCGGTAAAACGCTGTTATTACAACACGGCATCAACGATACGAAAGCCAAAGTACTGGCCTTGGAAGAACTCATTGACGTACAGTCACTCGAGAAGAGTTCCTCGCCTAGTCAACTTAAATTAAACGAGATAGGGTCGATTCGACTTAAAGTAGCCAAGCCGGTTTTTGCGGACGTTTACGCTGAGAACCCCGCCAACGGAGCCTTCATCTTAGTGGATGAATTCTCGCACGCTACCGTTGGAGTAGGCTTTGTCCATGCGTAA
- a CDS encoding ring-cleaving dioxygenase — METNVIGLHHVTAIAGDAKKNYDFYTKVLGMRFVKKTVNFDDPQTYHFYYGNYQAEPGTIWTFFPWGNAVPQGRRGTGQATEVGFSVPEGSLDFWLKRLEQHGVIYNKPATKFGEEYLTVLDPDGLKLELTVTAQKDNRSGNTTAEIGDAQAIKGFSGTTLTLANIQPTAEILTELLDYKLEMEHVNRYRFVNPNSETANVIDLVEVPGERRGHVAGGSVHHVAFRVKDDAAQLALREKIESRGLNITPQIDRQYFHSLYFREPGGVLFEIATDNPGFTVDESLEELGQNLKLPAQYEPHRSTIESVLVKL; from the coding sequence ATGGAAACCAACGTAATAGGCCTTCACCACGTAACAGCGATTGCCGGTGATGCCAAGAAAAATTATGATTTCTATACCAAAGTGCTAGGCATGCGGTTTGTGAAAAAAACAGTCAACTTCGACGATCCGCAAACGTATCACTTCTACTACGGAAACTATCAGGCCGAACCCGGTACCATCTGGACCTTCTTCCCCTGGGGCAATGCCGTACCACAAGGCCGCAGAGGAACGGGACAGGCCACGGAAGTTGGTTTCTCCGTACCCGAAGGAAGCTTGGATTTCTGGCTCAAACGACTTGAGCAACACGGCGTCATTTATAATAAACCCGCCACGAAGTTCGGCGAAGAATACCTGACCGTACTCGATCCCGACGGATTGAAACTCGAATTGACGGTAACCGCACAGAAAGATAACCGCTCTGGAAATACCACCGCTGAGATTGGCGATGCTCAGGCGATCAAAGGCTTCTCCGGTACGACGCTGACATTGGCTAACATTCAGCCAACGGCCGAAATTCTGACGGAATTGCTGGATTATAAATTGGAAATGGAACACGTGAATCGGTACCGCTTCGTGAACCCTAATAGTGAGACGGCGAATGTCATTGATCTGGTAGAAGTACCTGGCGAACGTCGTGGTCATGTAGCGGGCGGTAGTGTACACCACGTTGCCTTCCGGGTGAAAGACGATGCCGCTCAACTGGCTTTGCGGGAAAAAATTGAGAGCCGTGGCCTGAATATTACGCCGCAAATTGACCGGCAGTATTTCCACAGTTTGTACTTCCGCGAACCCGGTGGTGTACTCTTCGAAATTGCTACCGATAATCCCGGTTTCACGGTCGATGAGTCGCTGGAAGAATTAGGCCAAAACCTGAAATTACCCGCTCAGTACGAACCCCACCGGTCTACAATTGAATCCGTACTGGTGAAGTTATAA
- a CDS encoding cytochrome b5 domain-containing protein gives METYQTYTKAQLALRNGQDREEIWVAFQGTIYDVTTSRLWRNGKHYEHWAGQDLTEELRDAPHSERVFERFRVIGKLRL, from the coding sequence ATGGAAACGTATCAAACCTATACCAAGGCCCAACTGGCCCTTCGAAACGGTCAGGACCGGGAAGAAATCTGGGTGGCTTTTCAGGGAACCATTTATGATGTAACTACCTCGCGACTGTGGCGAAACGGCAAACATTACGAACATTGGGCCGGGCAGGATCTGACGGAAGAACTCAGAGATGCCCCCCATTCTGAACGGGTTTTTGAACGGTTTCGAGTGATTGGAAAGCTGCGTTTATGA
- the thiL gene encoding thiamine-phosphate kinase, whose protein sequence is MEERTELNILGEFGLIHRIASQQQFSHARTVKGIGDDAAVSKGNTDYQLVSTELMVEGVHFDLSYVPLKHLGYKLIVAGISDILAMNGLPTQVTVSIALSNRFSVEAVDELYAGILTACEDYEVELVGGDTTTSRSGLVLSVTALGTVEKDQIAYRRGASVNDIICVSGDLGGAYLGLQILEREKQVFLEAPESQPILAGHEYVLQRQLKPEARLDIIKQLRELNIVPTSMIDVSDGLASELRHLAAESGLGVRIFEEQIPIHQKAYLAATELKLGPFTAALNGGEDYELLFTIRQEDYQKILDQTTDISFIGFISADPTEALLITKQNEAIPLTAQGWEKQGE, encoded by the coding sequence ATGGAAGAACGTACGGAATTGAATATTTTGGGCGAGTTTGGCCTTATCCATCGCATCGCCTCTCAGCAACAGTTTTCCCACGCCCGAACCGTCAAGGGCATCGGTGATGATGCGGCGGTAAGTAAAGGGAATACGGACTATCAGTTAGTTTCTACCGAACTGATGGTGGAAGGAGTCCACTTTGATTTAAGTTACGTCCCACTGAAGCACCTGGGTTACAAGCTCATCGTGGCGGGTATTTCAGATATTCTGGCCATGAACGGATTACCGACGCAGGTAACGGTGAGTATTGCTTTAAGTAATCGGTTTTCCGTAGAAGCGGTCGATGAACTATACGCGGGTATTCTAACGGCTTGTGAGGACTACGAAGTGGAACTGGTGGGTGGAGATACGACGACTTCGCGTTCAGGACTGGTGCTTTCCGTAACGGCTTTGGGTACGGTGGAAAAAGACCAAATAGCGTATCGCCGCGGAGCCTCCGTTAATGATATTATTTGCGTGAGTGGTGACCTGGGCGGGGCGTACCTGGGATTACAGATTCTAGAGCGGGAAAAACAAGTATTTCTCGAAGCCCCCGAAAGCCAGCCGATACTGGCGGGGCATGAATACGTACTGCAACGACAACTCAAACCCGAAGCTCGTCTGGACATTATCAAGCAACTACGGGAGTTGAACATTGTACCTACTTCCATGATCGATGTTTCGGACGGATTAGCTTCTGAATTACGTCACTTGGCGGCCGAGTCGGGTCTGGGGGTACGCATTTTCGAAGAACAAATCCCTATCCATCAGAAAGCTTACCTGGCAGCTACGGAGTTGAAGTTAGGACCTTTCACGGCGGCTTTGAATGGGGGAGAAGACTACGAACTACTCTTTACCATTCGGCAGGAAGACTACCAGAAAATTCTGGATCAGACGACGGATATTAGCTTTATCGGCTTCATCTCGGCCGACCCGACGGAAGCGTTGTTGATTACCAAGCAAAACGAAGCCATTCCGCTAACGGCTCAGGGCTGGGAAAAACAAGGCGAGTAA
- a CDS encoding mannose-1-phosphate guanylyltransferase, producing the protein MNFQHTYVVIMAGGVGTRFWPFSRQTYPKQFHDVLGIGRTMLQMTFDRLADICPVENVYIVTSQEYYDLTKQQLPELSDHQILLEPSRRNTAPCIGYACYKIATKDPEANIIVTPADHLILKEKEFTDRIKVALEATAESDILVTLGITPTRPDTGYGYIQFDGLTDKEVKRVKTFTEKPHLELAQAFLESGDYVWNAGIFVWNARSIRKAFETHLPEMDEAFRDMATHFYSDDEATQLLRAYPQCRSVSIDNGVMEKAQNVHVVLSDIGWSDLGTWKSLYEVSEKDANDNVIDGHIVTHNTTGSIIKTPKERLVVVEGLSDYIVAEFDNVLLICPKDKEQKVKEFVADASKRGTHFV; encoded by the coding sequence CGTCTTAGGCATCGGACGCACCATGCTCCAGATGACCTTCGATCGCCTGGCCGACATCTGCCCGGTTGAAAACGTCTACATCGTTACTTCGCAGGAGTACTATGATTTGACCAAACAGCAACTGCCCGAGCTTTCCGACCATCAGATTCTGTTAGAACCCTCCCGTCGCAACACGGCTCCTTGCATTGGCTACGCCTGCTACAAGATTGCCACCAAAGACCCCGAGGCCAATATCATCGTTACCCCCGCCGATCATTTGATCTTAAAGGAAAAAGAATTCACCGACCGCATCAAAGTAGCCCTTGAGGCCACGGCTGAATCGGACATCTTAGTGACCCTGGGCATTACCCCCACCCGGCCCGATACGGGCTACGGCTACATTCAGTTTGATGGCCTGACTGACAAGGAAGTCAAGCGGGTGAAGACCTTTACCGAAAAGCCGCACCTGGAGCTGGCTCAGGCTTTCTTAGAGAGTGGCGATTACGTTTGGAACGCGGGTATCTTCGTTTGGAATGCCAGATCCATTCGCAAAGCCTTTGAAACGCACCTGCCCGAAATGGACGAAGCCTTCCGGGATATGGCTACTCATTTTTATTCGGACGATGAAGCTACGCAGTTACTGCGAGCGTACCCCCAATGCCGTAGTGTTTCCATTGATAATGGGGTCATGGAAAAGGCTCAGAACGTGCACGTGGTGCTGAGTGATATTGGCTGGTCGGATCTGGGCACCTGGAAGTCTCTCTACGAAGTGAGTGAAAAGGATGCCAACGACAACGTGATTGATGGCCACATCGTCACTCACAATACGACGGGTTCGATCATCAAGACGCCCAAGGAGCGGCTGGTGGTAGTGGAAGGTTTGTCGGATTACATTGTCGCTGAGTTTGACAACGTGCTTCTGATCTGTCCCAAGGACAAGGAACAAAAAGTCAAAGAGTTTGTCGCGGATGCTTCCAAGCGAGGCACTCATTTTGTCTAG